From Rubripirellula reticaptiva, the proteins below share one genomic window:
- the floA gene encoding flotillin-like protein FloA (flotillin-like protein involved in membrane lipid rafts): MIAAVSFPGSSTWIAGLSIVALFAAIFVVGIFAKWGSYWFQAYMSGADVSWTSLIAMTFLGIDQRLIVTAKIMARQAGLSIDRRSGMSTERLQSHHLAGGDVMNVVQAQIAAHRANIDLDFDRAAAIDLAGRDVLLAVQTSVSPRVIHCPSDRQGSAATLSAVAKNGVELRVGARVTVRTNLDQLIGGATEETIVARVGQGIITAIGSAETHMDVLEQPARISKGALSNGLDANTAFAIVSIDIYDIDVGENIGARLQTDQAAADMRIARAHAEGQRAEAVALEQQMKAKVTENQALFVLAEGEVPAALAVAFNNGQLRRKRVSPS; the protein is encoded by the coding sequence ATGATTGCGGCAGTGAGTTTCCCCGGCTCGTCGACATGGATCGCCGGCCTTAGTATCGTCGCCTTGTTTGCAGCGATTTTCGTAGTTGGTATTTTTGCCAAATGGGGATCGTATTGGTTCCAGGCTTACATGTCGGGTGCTGACGTCAGCTGGACCAGCCTGATCGCGATGACCTTCTTGGGCATCGATCAGCGTTTGATCGTCACGGCGAAGATCATGGCAAGACAAGCCGGCTTGTCGATCGATCGCCGCTCGGGCATGAGCACCGAGCGTCTGCAATCCCACCACTTGGCCGGCGGCGATGTGATGAACGTGGTGCAAGCGCAAATTGCCGCACATCGCGCGAACATCGATTTGGACTTTGACCGTGCCGCGGCCATCGACTTGGCCGGACGCGATGTGCTGTTGGCCGTACAAACAAGTGTCTCGCCGCGAGTGATCCACTGTCCTAGTGACCGACAAGGAAGCGCAGCGACGCTAAGCGCCGTCGCCAAGAACGGAGTCGAACTGCGAGTTGGTGCTCGCGTGACCGTGCGTACCAACTTGGATCAACTGATTGGTGGTGCGACCGAAGAAACGATCGTCGCACGCGTTGGGCAAGGCATCATCACGGCAATCGGATCAGCCGAGACTCACATGGACGTTCTTGAACAGCCGGCCCGAATCTCAAAAGGCGCACTTTCCAATGGGCTAGATGCGAACACTGCGTTTGCAATTGTGTCGATCGATATCTACGACATCGATGTGGGCGAAAACATCGGTGCTCGCCTGCAAACCGACCAAGCCGCGGCCGACATGCGGATCGCGCGGGCGCACGCCGAAGGACAACGCGCCGAAGCCGTTGCTCTTGAACAGCAAATGAAGGCCAAGGTCACCGAAAACCAAGCCCTGTTTGTACTCGCCGAAGGCGAAGTTCCTGCCGCCTTGGCCGTCGCGTTCAACAATGGCCAACTGCGCCGTAAACGTGTCAGTCCCAGCTAG